A single Dermacentor albipictus isolate Rhodes 1998 colony chromosome 3, USDA_Dalb.pri_finalv2, whole genome shotgun sequence DNA region contains:
- the LOC135914068 gene encoding very long chain fatty acid elongase AAEL008004-like → MENHTAADLESAAHFFRRDPRTADWALVGNKQFIVFLIAAYVYIVKIGGPRFMKERKPYDNIKPLILLYNAVMVLLNCYFVVALLSKSYLGGGYSLFCQGIDFQARDALTMSMLSHVWWYVMVRIADFLDTVFFVLRRKDSHVSFLHVVHHILVVFNGWFGLAYGADGHAAFGTIFNSFVHVVMYSYYFLSLLGPSVQKYLWWKRYLTQFQLAQFVIMFFHMTVPLFVNCGYPLAHICITLPQGVFFFTMFMNFYIKSYSNRRRPQSREEVQTKNQ, encoded by the coding sequence ATGGAGAACCACACAGCCGCAGATCTCGAATCGGCGGCACATTTCTTCAGGCGCGACCCGCGCACCGCCGACTGGGCCCTGGTGGGCAACAAGCAGTTCATTGTCTTTCTGATTGCCGCCTACGTCTACATCGTCAAGATCGGCGGACCTCGGTTCATGAAGGAACGCAAGCCCTACGACAACATCAAGCCCCTGATCCTGCTCTACAACGCCGTCATGGTGCTCCTCAACTGCTACTTCGTCGTTGCCCTCTTGTCGAAGAGCTATTTGGGCGGCGGCTACAGTCTTTTCTGTCAGGGCATCGATTTCCAGGCTCGGGATGCGCTGACGATGAGCATGCTGTCGCACGTGTGGTGGTACGTGATGGTGAGGATCGCCGACTTCCTGGACACCGTCTTCTTCGTACTGCGCAGGAAGGACTCGCACGTGTCGTTCCTGCACGTCGTCCACCACATCTTGGTCGTGTTCAACGGTTGGTTCGGCCTCGCCTACGGAGCAGACGGCCACGCTGCCTTCGGCACCATCTTCAACAGCTTCGTGCACGTGGTCATGTACTCCTACTACTTCTTGTCTCTGTTGGGACCCTCGGTTCAGAAGTACCTGTGGTGGAAGCGCTACCTCACCCAGTTCCAGCTGGCGCAGTTTGTAATCATGTTCTTCCACATGACCGTACCGTTATTCGTGAACTGCGGTTATCCTCTCGCACATATATGCATCACGTTGCCACagggcgtcttcttcttcacaatgtTCATGAACTTCTACATCAAGAGTTACTCTAATCGAAGGAGGCCTCAGTCTCGCGAGGAGGTCCAGACCAAAAATCAGTAA